One Glycine max cultivar Williams 82 chromosome 3, Glycine_max_v4.0, whole genome shotgun sequence DNA window includes the following coding sequences:
- the LOC106798329 gene encoding phospholipase A(1) DAD1, chloroplastic, which yields MRLVIRIASIQPRASSSISQPNPTFSSSESNANSQFNKSLLSWNRLKPPSTKCNFPKLRHKWKQYQGINHWEGLLDPLDDDLRWEILRYGHFVDATYSSFDFDPSSLTYATCLYSKKSLLNKCGLGNYGYRLTKYLHVTCGIHMPTWINKFFKQACIRSNWIGYVAICDNKKEITRLGRRDIVIAFRGTVTCLEWLENLRATLTHLPDHVVGENDGVGPMVQKGFLSLYTSKSTTRASLQEMVREEIGRVIQRYTNEPLSLTLTGHSLGAALAILSAYDITTTFKNAPMVTVISFGGPRVGNESFRKQLEQNGIKILRIVNSDDVVTKVPGLVVNLDDVASNEDVHMGIWSRWLHKYIEDMQLVYADIGQELRLSSKEFPNLNKGDVAMCHDLKTYLHLVKNFVSSSCPCKHKKSTPFSHKFGSSPGAK from the coding sequence ATGAGGCTTGTTATTAGAATAGCTTCAATCCAACCACGTGCATCATCTTCAATTTCCCAACCCAACCCTACTTTTTCATCATCTGAATCAAATGcaaactcacaattcaacaaATCTTTGCTCTCATGGAACCGACTCAAGCCTCCCTCAACCAAATGCAACTTCCCCAAACTCCGCCACAAGTGGAAGCAATACCAAGGAATCAACCACTGGGAAGGCTTGCTGGATCCTCTTGACGATGACCTACGCTGGGAAATCCTAAGATATGGCCACTTTGTGGATGCTACATATAGCTCCTTTGACTTTGACCCTTCTTCTCTTACCTATGCCACATGTCTTTACTCGAAGAAATCGCTATTGAACAAGTGCGGGTTGGGAAACTATGGATACCGATTGACTAAATATCTACATGTCACGTGTGGGATTCACATGCCAACatggataaataaattttttaaacaagcCTGTATCCGGTCCAACTGGATCGGATATGTGGCAATTTGCGACAACAAGAAAGAGATTACGCGTCTTGGCCGACGTGACATTGTAATTGCCTTCAGGGGAACGGTTACTTGTTTGGAGTGGTTGGAAAACCTACGCGCGACCTTGACACACTTGCCGGATCACGTGGTCGGAGAAAATGATGGTGTTGGTCCCATGGTTCAAAAAGGGTTTTTGAGCCTTTACACCTCCAAAAGCACCACACGTGCAAGTTTGCAAGAAATGGTAAGAGAAGAGATTGGAAGAGTTATTCAAAGATACACCAATGAACCACTTAGCTTAACCCTAACGGGTCACAGCCTTGGAGCCGCACTCGCAATCCTAAGCGCGTATGATATAACCACCACCTTCAAGAACGCACCAATGGTCACGGTTATATCTTTTGGTGGGCCCCGCGTGGGAAACGAGAGTTTTAGGAAGCAATTGGAACAAAATGGAATCAAGATACTAAGAATAGTAAACTCCGATGATGTTGTGACTAAGGTTCCGGGACTCGTGGTGAATTTAGATGATGTGGCGAGTAATGAAGATGTCCACATGGGAATTTGGTCAAGATGGTTGCACAAGTACATAGAAGACATGCAATTGGTGTATGCTGACATTGGGCAGGAGTTGAGGCTAAGTAGCAAGGAGTTTCCAAATCTTAACAAAGGAGATGTTGCCATGTGTCATGACCTCAAGACATACCTTCATTTAGTGAAAAATTTTGTAAGCTCCTCTTGCCCTTGCAAACACAAAAAATCCACTCCATTCAGCCACAAATTTGGATCATCTCCGGGTGCTAAATAA
- the LOC113001211 gene encoding uncharacterized protein, whose translation MLNGTNFKVWKEVVEIVLGCMDLDLALRTERPISTPETSNEVKIEKWDRSNRMCLMIMKRSIPEAFRGSISEGQSAKKFLEEIEQYFAKNEKAETSNLLAKLISMKYKGKGNIREYIMEMPNLASKLKSLKLELGEDLFVHLVLISLPAHFGQFKVSYNTQKDKWSLNELISHCVQEEERLQRDRTKSAHLTSTSE comes from the coding sequence ATGCTAAATGGGACAAATTTTAAGGTCTGGAAGGAAGTCGTAGAAATTGTTCTTGGTTGTATGGATTTGGACTTGGCATTGAGGACGGAACGACCCATTTCCACTCCGGAAACCTCTAATGAGGTAAAAATTGAGAAGTGGGATCGGTCCAACCGAATGTGCCTTATGATCATGAAGCGCTCTATTCCAGAGGCGTTTCGGGGCTCTATTTCTGAGGGTCAAAGTGCAAAGAAATTCCTTGAGGAAATTGAGCAATACTTTGCCAAAAATGAAAAGGCGGAGACGAGTAACCTTTTGGCCAAACTCATCTCCATGAAGTATAAAGGCAAAGGAAACATAAGGGAGTACATTATGGAGATGCCCAATCTCGCATCAAAACTCAAGTCACTTAAGTTAGAGCTTGGTGAAGACTTGTTTGTGCACTTGGTTTTGATCTCGCTTCCTGCACACtttgggcaattcaaagtgagctaTAACACTCAGAAGGACAAATGGTCCCTCAATGAGCTTATATCTCACTGTGTGCAAGAGGAGGAGAGGCTGCAGAGAGATAGGACTAAAAGTGCTCACTTGACTTCGACCtcagaataa